The sequence below is a genomic window from Cicer arietinum cultivar CDC Frontier isolate Library 1 chromosome 6, Cicar.CDCFrontier_v2.0, whole genome shotgun sequence.
NNNNNNNNNNNNNNNNNNNNNNNNNNNNNNNNNNNNNNNNNNNNNNNNNNNNNNNNNNNNNNNNNNNNNNNNNNNNNNNNNNNNNNNNNNNNNNNNNNNNNNNNNNNNNNNNNNNNNNNNNNNNNNNNNNNNNNNNNNNNNNNNNNNNNNNNNNNNNNNNNNNNNNNNNNNNNNNNNNNNNNNNNNNNNNNNNNNNNNNNNNNNNNNNNNNNNNNNNNNNNNNNNNNNNNNNNNNNNNNNNNNNNNNNNNNNNNNNNNNNNNNNNNNNNNNNNNNNNNNNNNNNNNNNNNNNNNNNNNNNNNNNNNNNNNNNNNNNNNNNNNNNNNNNNNNNNNNNNNNNNNNNNNNNNNNNNNNNNNNNNNNNNNNNNNNNNNNNNNNNNNNNNNNNNNNNNNNNNNNNNNNNNNNNNNNNNNNNNNNNNNNNNNNNNNNNNNNNNNNNNNNNNNNNNNNNNNNNNNNNNNTAGTATTGTATCATTATACTATtcaaaataaggtaatgagaaattggggtgttacatttctccccctgttgaagaaaatttcgtcctcgaaatttaccTGACGAAAACAGTTCTGGATAAGAATCGCGCATCTGGCTTTCGACCTCCCACGTAGCACTTTCACCAGTAGCACCTCCCCAGACAACCTTAACCAATGGAATCGTCTTTCCCCTTAATTCCTTGTCCTTTCGGTCCTCAATCTGTAGCGGTAAGGTCTCAAAAGttagattctcttttatttggaccTTGTCTGACTCAATCACGTGTGAGGGATCAAAAATGTACTTACGAAGTTGAGACACATGAAAGACACTATGGAGATTAGAAAGAGACGGAGGCAACGCAATCTGATATGCTACGTTACCGACACGTTTGAGAATTTGGTAAGGTCCTATAAACCGAGGTGTAAGCTTTCGCATTTTTAATGCCCGACCAACCCCAGTTGTTGGAgtaactctcagaaatacatgatcaccttcttgaaattcgaggcttttccttcttttatcatggtaactcttttgcctactttgagatgctctcatcttttcctgaatcatttttactttgtCAGTAGTCTGTTGAACAATCTCGGGTCCTAACACAAGGTTATCACCCGTCTCAAACCAACATAGAGGGGTCCTACATCTTCTCCCATACAACGCCTCAAAAGGGGCCATTCCAATGCTagagtggaaactattgttataggtaAACTCTATAAGTGGCAAAAAGCTATCCCAACTTCCATTTTGTTCCAACACACAAGCTCTCAACAAGTCTTCTAGGGATTGATTGGTTCGCTCAGTCTGACCATCTGTTTGTGGGTGGTATGCTGAACTCATCCTAAGGTTCGTACCTAAAGCTCTTTGTAAACCTTGCCAAAACTTAGAGGTAAACCTAGGGTCTCTGTCCGAGACTATACTTGATGGGATTCCATGCAACTTCACAatttcctttatatatatttcagctaacctttccatagaataagttatgtttatcggAATAAAGTGAGCAGACTTAGTTAATCTATCCACAATGACCCAAATGCTATCGTACCTTTTTGGAGTTCGAGGTAAGCCTACCACAAAGTCCATAGAGATGCTATCCCACTTCCATTCGGGAATGCTCAAAGGTTGCATCAAACCTGAAGGTTTTTGATGTTCTACCTTAGATTTTTGGCAAGTCAAACAAGCATACACAAATTCAGCAACATCTCTTTTCATTTTAGGccaccaaaatatcttcttgaGGTCCTTATACATCTTTGTGGCTCCAGGGTGAATACTTAGACAACTCCTATGTCCTTCCTCTAAGATCATCTTTCTTAACTCCTCTACATCGGGAACACAAATCCTCtccttaaatctcaaaattccaTCCACACCTATTTTAAAGTCAGGTTCTCTCCCTTGGTCAATCGACTGTAACTTATCTAAAAGATACAAATCCAACTTCTGACTCTTTTCAATCTCTTCCAATAGTCCACTAGTTACTTTCAACATTCCCAATTTAATACTTTCTGGTGTCACTTCACAAACTAAACTAAGGTCTCTAAATTATTCCAACAACTCACTATGCTTAACCATTAAGGCGGACACACTCAAAGTCTTCCTACTCAAGGCATCAGCCACTACTTAGggtagtttctctcatgaatcttcagttgCCTAGAAGCATATGCTACTACCTTTCCATCCTGCATAAGTACTCCACCTAATCCGGAACCACACGCATCACAATATACTACAAAAGGTTCACTCATGTCAGGTAATACTAAGATTGGTGCAGAGGTCAATCATTTCTTAAGCTCTTGGAAACTATTCTCCCAATGAGTATCCCACACAAACAATTCCCCTTTACTCAAAGAAGGCCAACCTTGAGAATCCTTCTATGAACCTACGATAATAACCTGCCAATCCTAGGAAACTCCTAATCTCAGTCACTGATTTAGGTGCTTTCCATTCTAAGACACTCTCCACTTTGGTAGGATCAACAACTATTCcaccttttgaaattatatgtCCTAGGAAACTTACTTCCTCTAACCAAAACTCACACTTAGACAACTTGGCAAATAATTGTTTCTCCTTAAGGGTTTTCAAGACTATCCTTAGATGTTCACCATGTTCTTCCTTAGTCTTAGAGTACACTAAGATATCATCTATAAACACAACCACAAAAGAGTCGAGGTAAGGATGAAAGATCCgattcatgtaatccataaacaCTGTTGGTGCATTAGTAACACCAAAAGGCATAACCAAATACTCGTAATGGCCATAACGGGTCCTAAAGGCGGTCTTAGGAGTATCAGAAGGTTTCAcgcggatctgatggtaacctgaCCTCAGATCGATCTTACTAAACACGCATgatcctctcaattgatccataaGGTCATCTATCCTTGGTAGTGGGtacttattcttgattgtcACTTTATTAAGTCGACAGTAATCTACGCATAACCTCATAGAgccatccttcttcttaaccaacAACACTGTTGCACCCCATGGTGAAACACTAGgccttataaattgtttatctaaaagctCTTCCAATTGTTTCTTAAGTTCAGACAATTCTAAGGGAGACATCCTATACGGTGCCATGGATATGGGCCCAGTACCTAGTACAAGGTCAATGCTAAACTCAATTTCATGCTCTGGTGGTAAACTAGTGACATCTTCAGGGAATTCGCACACAATAGGAACATCTCGTATTAccactttttcttcaaattccaaTGAGGCAAGGATCATGTATAACTGGGCATCTTCTTTCAAGAGTGCCTTCACTTGGTTGGTGGATATATTGCTAGGCTTATCCCTCTCTTCGGACTCCATGAATTCAatggttttactaaaaaaatctacGCGGACACGGTTGGCAGATAgccaatccataccaagaatcaCATCAACCAGACGCAAAGGTAGACACACTAAGTCAACTCGAAAGTCCCTTCCACATACATGGATAGAAATGTCAAGACAAACACTAGAGGTATGAACAGAATCACTAGTTGGGGTATTCACAATCAACTCATACTATAAACGAGATACATGTAGTCCTAAACATCTAACACAATCAAGAGAAACAAAAGAATGAGTAGCACCACAATCAAATAGTACAAATAAAGGAGTATCACTTATGAGACACGTACCTTGGATCGTAAACTAGTGACATCTTCAAGGAATACTTCAGGGAATTCGCACACAATAGGAACATCTCGTATTAccactttttcttcaaattccaaTGAGGGAAGGATCATGTATAACTGGGCATCTTCTTTCAAGAGTGCCTTCACTTGGTTGGTGGATATATTGCTAGGCTTATCCCTCTCTTCTGACTCCATGAATTCAatggttttactaaaaaaatctacGCGGACACGGTTGGCAGAGAgccaatccataccaagaatcaCATCAACCAGACGCAAAGGTAGACACACTAAGTCCACTCGAAAGTCCCTTCCACACACATGGATAGAAACGTCAAGACAAACACTAGAGGTATCAACAGAATCACTAGTTGGGGTATTCACAATCAACTCATACTGTAAACGAGATACATGTAGTCCTAGACGTCTAACACAATCAAGAGAAACAAAAGAATGAGTGGCACCACAATCAAATAGTACAAATAAAGGAGTATCACTTATGAGACACGTACCTTGGATCAAGTTGTCTTTCTCAGACGCTCCTGCACCACTNNNNNNNNNNNNNNNNNNNNNNNNNNNNNNNNNNNNNNNNNNNNNNNNNNNNNNNNNNNNNNNNNNNNNNNNNNNNNNNNNNNNNNNNNNNNNNNNNNNNGTTTCCAGGCTGTGGAGTCTTCCTTGGGTAAGGGCATGTGGTGCTAATGTGGCcttgttgttgacaattaaaacaagtaattcCAGCATCTCTACATTCATATGTCATGTGACCCTGCTTTCCACACCTGCTACATCGGATAGGAGTAGCTAGGTAACCATTATTACCATTGTTGTTGCGTGAGACTTGACTCATGTTGTTACTATTTCCGCTACTAACTCCTCGTCCATTGGGGTTTCCTCTACCACTCCCATAACTATAATTGTTCCCATTTCCTTTTCCGTTACCACTACTAGCTCCTTTTCCAGCTGAAAAACTGTGTTGTTGATAATTCAAACGACTTCCAGATCTACTAGGAGGGAAGGAGTAAGGTTTTCCTCTATTATGATGCATAGGCCTCTTGTCCTTCATGATTCCAGTGTTTCGGTAATGTGCCTTTTCAGCACGGCTATCCTCATCATAAATCCTACTCTTATTCACTAGGGTAGCAAAGTCGCGGATGTCTTGCATTCCAACCTGTTTCTTGATCTCTGGCATGAGTCCCATTTCAAACTTGATGCACTTAGACTTTTCTCCTTCTTCTCCAACATAGAGTGGATAGTACCTGGATAATTCCTCgaacttagcagcatactccGCTACTGACATATTCCCTTGttccaatttaacaaattcCATCTCCTTTCTATTACGGATATCTTCAGGGAAATACTTAATTAGAAACATGTTCTTGAATATAGCCCAAGTAATTGCAGTCCCTGCATTCTCTAAACGTTGGCGTGCATTATCCCACCAATGTTCAGCTTCTTCCGTCAACATAAAGGTACCAAGATGCACTTTCTGACCTTCGGGACATGCCACTCCTCTAAAAAATTTCTCCACTTCTTGCAACCACTTTTGAGCTCCATCAGGATTATAGTGGCCTTCGAAGGATGGGGGTTAGCCTTGTGGAATCGATCCATCACCatgaattcatttatttgcacatTTCCTTGGCCACCCCTGTAGCTAGTAGCTTGAGCAACAACTTGAGCAGCAATATGTGCAGCTTGTGTAGCAGCTTGCGCAGAGGCTTGTGCAGTAGCTTGAGATTCAGCCAAAGCTTGGAGAGCCTGCACTGTAACTCCTGCCATGGACTCTANNNNNNNNNNNNNNNNNNNNNNNNNNNNNNNNNNNNNNNNNNNNNNNNNNNNNNNNNNNNNNNNNNNNNNNNNNNNNNNNNNNNNNNNNNNNNNNNNNNNNNNNNNNNNNNNNNNNNNNNNNNNNNNNNNNNNNNNNNNNNNNNNNNNNNNNNNNNNNNNNNNNNNNNNNNNNNNNNNNNNNNNNNNNNNNNNNNNNNNNNNNNNNNNNNNNNNNNNNNNNNNNNNNNNNNNNNNNNNNNNNNNNNNNNNNNNNNNNNNNNNNNNNNNNNNNNNNNNNNNNNNNNNNNNNNNNNNNNNNNNNNNNNNNNNNNNCAAACATAATGACATCAAAATCATAATATCAACAACataatcctttttgaagtacacatacttatgtttCAAATGtagtgcaaatatagtccccacccgatgtcactatcagagcgggaattcccaaaataaaaatactcaaattaacaTCAATACAATGCGTATAAATAGAGTCTCCAGGACATGATGACTTCCGCCTCTCCAATGGTATTAGTCATCtcctgcaacttacaactcgtctgcgtccatcgcaaacgccaaacacaaacaatgaggggtgagtatcgaaattatgtaacagtataaaatacacgaggagaacacgcaaacaatcaaattatcacaatctcaaaacagtcaagtgtataatatcaacgacttatcaaattcattcataataagacaatcaaaataatgaaatgctatgcatgtcttatactctatacttcatcatttggtaccattctactctgaagtacttggttaggaggcctgatactatgccactacaaaagtggacggacaattcatgaatggccaagtcctcatagatcccctcaagtcaacccgagacacatatatgcgacAGTCGGgttactcttgtgttgcacggtagttcccggccttagggaataacccactaatccacttaggaattccccactaggtgtacccccaaggtctatcagtcttaccttacagttcgactgtagccctccacgatcaggctcattcagttgtagttccccgaatcactaggtttgtcagaccctccctatatgatgacaaaacaatcctaactccaaatctacaacacatatctcagacttactcgatcatcactactcactaagtttcagtttgactaTACGATATTCGTCATTATATATCTTTATctgtcaatcacaataaaatcacaatatttgatttacactactcataatacacaatccaatttcatcaatcacataataaggaattcaatcggtgatacattctagtaatatcataaattcaatcaagtaacaaaacatTCAAGCTCAAATCATTCATCcattaacaatcaacataagatttcataaaatcagacaacatgcaatcttaatataaataaattcacgacaattctacaagttgctaaattatattttagtcctcactattaccattcacatcttattaattaattattattactcaatagggctcaactgtacgtagtaagccccgaatgaacatttaggaatTTCAGCATTCctgttcatctcacgttattttatactcataagatCGAACCTCATCCCACCCCTTACCTCGGCTCAAGATTCCGTCCAATGAGTCTGATCTGCTAACGAGTCGTTTCTTTAtcggtcgtcgtctctaatagtcCGCGAGGGAATTAtaaccacacaaccacaaaatacaaatgaattacttactatacataaatgaataattaattaataaaatacataataaattaataacgaataaataaagaatgaataaataataaataaataaataaataagtaaataaataaaataaataataaataaacgaataagtaaatgaataaataataaaagaaataactaaataactaatgaataaataaataaatggttaaataattaataaaataaataaataaataaNNNNNNNNNNNNNNNNNNNNNNNNNNNNNNNNNNNNNNNNNNNNNNNNNNNNNNNNNNNNNNNNNNNNNNNNNNNNNNNNNNNNNNNNNNNNNNNNNNNNNNNNNNNNNNNNNNNNNNNNNNNNNNNNNNNNNNNNNNNNNNNNNNNNNNNNNNNNNNNNNNNNNNNNNNNNNNNNNNNNNNNNNNNNNNNNNNNNNNNNNNNNNNNNNNNNNNNNNNNNNNNNNNNNNNNNNNNNNNNNNNNNNNNNNNNNNNNNNNNNNNNNNNNNNNNNNNNNNNNNNNNNNNNNNNNNNNNNNNNNNNNNNNNNNNNNNNNNNNNNNNNNNNNNNNNNNNNNNNNNNNNNNNNNNNNNNNNNNNNNNNNNNNNNNNNNNNNNNNNNNNNNNNNNNNNNNNNNNNNNNNNNNNNNNNNNNNNNNNNNNNNNNNNNNNNNNNNNNNNNNNNNNNNNNNNNNNNNNNNNNNNNNNNNNNNNNNNNNNNNNNNNNNNNNNNNNNNNNNNNNNNNNNNNNNNNNNNNNNNNNNNNNNNNNNNNNNNNNNNNNNNNNNNNNNNNNNNNNNNNNNNNNNNNNNNNNNNNNNNNNNNNNNNNNNNNNNNNNNNNNNNNNNNNNNNNNNNNNNNNNNNNNNNaataaataaataaataaattatctactatttgtactaaaacccaaaaatatattatagcggagaacctaaaaaattaaataacatttcCAATTTACAGGACTAAGTTGTCATTTTATAAATCTAAGAAACCAGATTGTCTTAATATTACAATTTCAATAAACCAAAATACTGTTAGACAATTGTTCAAACAACTTATGTGCATTCAGATTTGTCTAATGTGACAATGACGACAGATGATTAAATCAAACGCTCTGGTCAACAATTTAACAATAACTAAAAGAAAGCAACATTACAAGTAAGGCACAAATTGTACAGGCGTGCTATTAAGGGTACATGTAATTGAGGACATTATTTTGGAAAGTGGGATATCTAGTGGTTTCCCAAATAACAAAAGCTACACTTGTGATATCAATTTCAGTTGTATGGCATATTCTACTCTACCGTCAAATTCCatgttattatcaaaatataattggtggaattaaaaaaattatacctgATTGTGATTGGAATTGGAATTGAAATCGAAATTGGAATTGGATTGGAATTGGAAATTGGGTCCAAATgggaatttgatgaaattgtaaTTGAATTTGGAAATGCGGTGTGATTGAATTTGGAAGCTGAAGTTGAAATGCGGCTTGGAATTGCAagtcctaattttttttaatgaagttGGAATGCAGCTGCGTTGTTTTGGAAGGCtgtatacatatatatactaCATGACAACCtaagttgttgttgttattattattattattattattattattattattattattattattattattattattattattattattattattattattattattattaataactcACTCTATTAGTGctaaagtaataaattaatgtagCAACACAATTTTACtgcttgtttttttattttattttatatatatatatatatatatttattttatttgatgtatttttttgtaagttaaatatggtcaatattaataatttaaatcaattactaagaCAAACACACAGACACcctaaagaaattagaacacatcttaacactcataaaaaaaatagtatcgtATCGTATcgttatactatttaaaataagataatgagaaattggggtgttacaacttGTCATAGCGCCGAAAGGGTCAAACGTCAACTTCAccgaaaaatacaaatgagttgtgcttcttgaaggtttcgacgagaggaatccaaaaacgatGTCAGTTTTTTGAGACGACAAATCTGGTGATCGGAATCGGCCAAAAACAGCTTGCCTATGGAAAGTAACGCATCAGTTTCTGATGAAACGAAGCCACGATCGAtaaaattgatgccaaaaatGTATTCAGTGGCCGATTTTGTGTGGGATAGAGGTTGGGATCGTTTCAAAATGGCAAGGAATTGATTAGACGAATTTGAGAGGAAAATGGTGTTATGCGTGTTCTCCATGGCTACtgttctgtttttatttttttgttctttttgtttttaattgcaGATTGAGGGGTGTAGATGGTAGATGTACAGGTGAAAGAGTAAAACAGTCTGTAAGACCCAACACAGGGGAGTCCAATCTGAGGCAGAAACGGGGGTGTAATGAATAACTCGCAGGTGTAGAAAAGAAAATCCCAACCATCCCAATTTAATGTGTAGATGTAGAAAATAGGGGTGTAAATAGTCGTCTgattcaaaaattcattttctagtatttctaaGAGTCCttaatgaataatttattttactaattcacGCTAAAAACATTTTCtccaaaacactcattttaacataacattatttttctttaacatagacaaatctaattttaaccaaaactctcatattcaaaataataactataagtattactataacatctttcaaaataatcacataaaaatacatcatctttatagaatagtcgaaatgataaaataaataaatataacaccaacaatttatattacttaataattaaaaataaatatgtgcaactatataaaaataaagaaaatcaatattacaattactaatatatcaagataattatttgtaaaataaataattaaaataaaatgtatttataaataattaaatataattatgtgtgggtttaacatcagtcaaacatACCAGAAATATCACATTAACTGCAAACACACATATCCATGTAGAGTtgcctaaaatcttattctttaaaatatttacactagaatactattatttatagaaaaatatataaaataataaaatataatatttgttatttatatcacttatttagtcaaatatatacaaaattagcgTATCATAGAAAGCTTCCATATAACGAAAGTTAGTCACAAGATTTATccatatatattctaaaatagttttaaaaccaaattaattatctaaaatcctatttcattaagaaaatatttattataaaatttgggctGTTAgaaaacacaatatcaattttatctcaagatagttatttataaaaaaaataactaaaaataaaaaaaaattgttataaataattgaaatataactacgtgcatacttaacatgaGTCAAGCGCACagaaaaatatttcattagTTGAATATGcatatatacaattaaaatcgcataaaatgtttttctttaaaatactacactaaaatactattattttttaaaaaaatatatcaaataataaaactagCAGATCATAGAAAGCACCTAGACAACGAAAATTAATCCCATAAtctatcaacatatattataaaataattttaacatcaaattaattatttaaaatcctatttaattaataaaatagtttattattaaatttgggGGTGTTACAGGGAGCCTCAAATGAATAATTTGGAAATACGATTTTCCGGTTCATCTctcaatatattatactcatgaattcaaacgttaTATCACttcttaccttatttcgacgctctCACAAACGAATACATGTCCACAAGCAAAAAgcatttgttctttgactccttATCATTCAACGATCAAACTTGATACTTTAtggataaatgtcaaaaataaattatgactacaatctctaaaataaattatgactcaaaaataaattgtgacaccctaaaccccaaataattttttttttaagagcaTCACGTAATCATAAacatgtcacataaatccaaaatttccatcaaacataatgatatcgaaatcataatatcaaacaacataatcctttttgaagtacacatacttatgttttaaatgtAGTGCAAGTATAGTCCccacccgatgtcactatcagagcgggaattcccaaaataaaaatactcaaaataacacCAATACAATGCGTATAAATAGAGT
It includes:
- the LOC140920784 gene encoding uncharacterized protein, which translates into the protein MRASQSRQKSYHDKRRKSLEFQEGDHVFLRVTPTTGVGRALKMRKLTPRFIGPYQILKRVGNVAYQIALPPSLSNLHSVFHVSQLRKYIFDPSHVIESDKVQIKENLTFETLPLQIEDRKDKELRGKTIPLVKVVWGGATGESATWEVESQMRDSYPELFSSV
- the LOC101495984 gene encoding uncharacterized protein, coding for MAGVTVQALQALAESQATAQASAQAATQAAHIAAQVVAQATSYRGGQGNVQINEFMWLQEVEKFFRGVACPEGQKVHLGTFMLTEEAEHWWDNARQRLENAGTAITWAIFKNMFLIKYFPEDIRNRKEMEFVKLEQGNMSVAEYAAKFEELSRYYPLYVGEEGEKSKCIKFEMGLMPEIKKQVGMQDIRDFATLVNKSRIYDEDSRAEKAHYRNTGIMKDKRPMHHNRGKPYSFPPSRSGSRLNYQQHSFSAGKGASSGNGKGNGNNYSYGSGRGNPNGRGVSSGNSNNMSQVSRNNNGNNGYLATPIRCSRCGKQGHMTYECRDAGITCFNCQQQGHISTTCPYPRKTPHGAGASEKDNLIQGTCLISDTPLFVLFDCGATHSFVSLDCVRRLGLHVSRLQYELIVNTPTSDSVDTSSVCLDVSIHVCGRDFRVDLVCLPLRLVDVILGMDWLSANRVRVDFFSKTIEFMESEERDKPSNISTNQVKALLKEDAQLYMILPSLEFEEKVVIRDVPIVCEFPEVFLEDVTSLRSKYELIVNTPTSDSVHTSSVCLDISIHVCGRDFRVDLVCLPLRLVDVILGMDWLSANRVRVDFFSKTIEFMESEERDKPSNISTNQVKALLKEDAQLYMILASLEFEEKVVIRDVPIVCEFPEDVTSLPPEHEIEFSIDLVLGTGPISMAPYRMSPLELSELKKQLEELLDKQFIRPSVSPWGATVLLVKKKDGSMRLCVDYCRLNKVTIKNKYPLPRIDDLMDQLRGSCVFSKIDLRSGYHQIRVKPSDTPKTAFRTRYGHYEYLVMPFGVTNAPTVFMDYMNRIFHPYLDSFVVVFIDDILVYSKTKEEHGEHLRIVLKTLKEKQLFAKLSKCEFWLEEVSFLGHIISKGGIVVDPTKVESVLEWKAPKSVTEIRSFLGLAGYYRRFIEGFSRLAFFE